In Halobaculum sp. XH14, a single genomic region encodes these proteins:
- a CDS encoding RNA-guided pseudouridylation complex pseudouridine synthase subunit Cbf5: MRAAPEHRSVDELLSFGVVNLDKPAGPSAHQVSAWVRDMADVERAAHAGTLDPKVTGCLPVLLGDATRLAQVFLEGAKEYVAVLELHGRAPADLETVVAEFEGELYQKPPRKSAVSRRLRTREVYDLDVLDRTERQVLLGIRCESGTYVRKLCHDLGLAIGTGGHMGHLRRTATDPFDDRDLRTLQDLADGLAFQREDGDESLLREVVVPAERALTHLPRVTIAESAAAQVADGAPVYAPGVIDVAGPERPPDAASEGDSSDAVPTDGDLVACYAPNGSAICLGTLVDDPDAESGEVVSLERVLV, from the coding sequence ATGCGCGCCGCCCCCGAGCACCGGTCCGTCGACGAACTCCTCTCGTTCGGCGTCGTGAACCTCGACAAGCCCGCCGGCCCGTCGGCCCACCAGGTGAGCGCGTGGGTTCGGGACATGGCCGACGTCGAGCGGGCGGCCCACGCCGGAACGCTCGACCCGAAGGTGACGGGCTGTCTGCCCGTCCTGCTCGGGGACGCGACGCGACTCGCGCAGGTGTTCCTCGAGGGTGCCAAGGAGTACGTCGCCGTGCTGGAACTCCACGGCCGCGCGCCCGCCGACCTCGAAACGGTCGTCGCGGAGTTCGAGGGCGAACTCTACCAGAAGCCGCCGCGCAAGTCCGCCGTCTCGCGCCGCCTCCGGACCCGCGAGGTGTACGACCTCGACGTGCTCGACCGCACCGAGCGGCAGGTGCTGCTCGGAATCCGCTGTGAGTCGGGGACCTACGTCCGGAAGCTCTGTCACGACCTGGGGCTCGCTATCGGCACCGGCGGGCACATGGGCCACCTCCGACGAACCGCGACCGACCCGTTCGACGACCGCGACCTCCGGACGCTGCAGGACCTCGCTGACGGCCTGGCGTTCCAGCGCGAGGACGGGGACGAGTCCTTGCTCCGCGAGGTCGTCGTCCCTGCCGAACGGGCGCTCACCCACCTTCCGCGGGTGACGATCGCCGAGAGCGCGGCCGCCCAGGTCGCCGACGGCGCGCCGGTGTACGCGCCGGGCGTCATCGACGTCGCCGGGCCCGAACGCCCGCCCGACGCCGCGTCCGAGGGTGACTCGTCCGACGCGGTGCCGACCGACGGCGACCTCGTCGCCTGCTACGCGCCGAACGGCTCGGCGATCTGTCTCGGCACGCTCGTCGACGACCCGGACGCGGAGTCGGGGGAGGTCGTCTCCCTGGAGCGCGTACTCGTCTGA
- a CDS encoding AzlC family ABC transporter permease yields MDTRLVELRSGVRDTLPLLLGIVPFALVAGVAGVEAGLTPLQTLGMSVVVFAGASQLAALDLLGSDAALGVVVLTAVVINLRMMMYSASIAPHFRALPARVRAGCAYLLTDQAYAVTVARYRRADEERGADEEHGADENDVGAVDGGPDDADDGGLRQPYYYLGVGGTLWIVWQVGTVVGIVFGAGVPDAWRLDFAVPLVFLALLVPVLSDRPSVAAGLVAAAVAVFAAGLPFNAGLIAGALVGVVAGVGAERLGLAAGGSA; encoded by the coding sequence ATGGACACGCGACTCGTCGAGCTTCGGTCGGGCGTCCGCGACACGCTCCCGCTGCTGCTCGGCATCGTCCCCTTCGCGCTGGTCGCCGGCGTCGCCGGCGTCGAAGCCGGCCTCACGCCGCTGCAGACGCTCGGGATGTCGGTGGTGGTGTTCGCGGGCGCGTCCCAGCTGGCCGCGCTCGACCTGCTCGGCAGCGACGCCGCGCTCGGCGTGGTCGTGCTCACGGCCGTCGTCATCAACCTCAGGATGATGATGTACTCGGCCTCCATCGCCCCCCACTTCCGCGCGCTCCCGGCCAGGGTCCGGGCCGGCTGTGCCTACCTGCTCACCGACCAGGCGTACGCGGTCACCGTCGCACGCTACAGGCGTGCCGACGAGGAGCGCGGTGCGGACGAGGAGCACGGTGCCGACGAGAACGACGTCGGTGCCGTCGATGGTGGCCCCGACGACGCCGACGACGGCGGCCTCCGCCAGCCGTACTACTACCTCGGCGTCGGCGGAACGCTGTGGATCGTCTGGCAGGTCGGCACCGTCGTCGGCATCGTGTTCGGTGCGGGCGTTCCCGACGCCTGGCGGCTCGACTTCGCCGTCCCGCTCGTCTTCCTCGCGCTGCTGGTGCCGGTGCTCTCGGACCGTCCGAGCGTCGCCGCCGGCCTCGTCGCCGCCGCGGTCGCGGTGTTCGCTGCCGGCCTGCCGTTCAACGCGGGGCTGATCGCGGGCGCGCTGGTCGGCGTCGTGGCGGGGGTCGGCGCGGAACGGCTCGGCCTCGCCGCCGGGGGGTCGGCGTGA
- the cmk gene encoding (d)CMP kinase yields MLITVSGPPGSGKSTTAAALAEAFRLEHVSGGDIFRELAAENDMSPVEFNELAEEDEEIDRDLDRRLRDVAVERDDVLLESRLAGWLAAEHADIRIWLDAPLEIRCERISDREDKPIDRVREETKRRESSEAKRYEEYYDIRIDDLTIYDISYNTARWSPEGVLGMLTTAIDSYDPNTDEGKAPVEGVHYDF; encoded by the coding sequence ATGTTGATCACCGTCTCCGGCCCGCCGGGCAGCGGGAAGAGCACGACGGCCGCGGCGCTCGCGGAGGCCTTCCGGCTGGAGCACGTCTCCGGCGGCGACATCTTCCGCGAACTCGCCGCCGAGAACGACATGTCCCCCGTCGAGTTCAACGAACTCGCCGAGGAGGACGAGGAGATCGACCGCGACCTCGACCGACGGCTCCGCGACGTCGCCGTCGAGCGTGACGACGTCCTGCTCGAATCCCGGCTCGCCGGGTGGCTCGCCGCCGAGCACGCCGACATCCGCATCTGGCTCGACGCGCCCCTGGAGATCCGCTGTGAGCGCATCTCCGACCGCGAGGACAAGCCCATCGACCGGGTGCGCGAGGAGACGAAACGACGCGAGTCCAGCGAGGCGAAGCGCTACGAGGAGTACTACGACATCCGCATCGACGACCTCACCATCTACGACATCTCCTACAACACCGCGCGCTGGTCGCCCGAGGGCGTGCTGGGGATGTTGACGACCGCCATCGACTCCTACGACCCGAACACCGACGAAGGGAAGGCCCCCGTCGAGGGCGTCCACTACGACTTCTGA
- a CDS encoding MogA/MoaB family molybdenum cofactor biosynthesis protein encodes MSEHADHEGDHETEHGHGSTNDHEHHHAHDVESVGYAVVTVSSSRSLEDDPAGDAIVAAVEDANGTVATRELVRDEYDGVQGAVNNLVDREDVDCVVTTGGTGVTPDDVTVEAVEPLLDKALPGFGELFRAMSREEIGTTVVATRATAGIAGDVPVFCLPGSENAARLGSEEIITEQAGHLAGLASRDDETDE; translated from the coding sequence ATGAGCGAGCACGCCGACCACGAGGGGGACCACGAAACCGAACACGGCCACGGATCGACGAACGACCACGAACACCACCACGCACACGACGTCGAATCGGTCGGCTACGCCGTCGTGACCGTCTCCTCCTCGCGGAGCCTCGAGGACGATCCGGCCGGCGACGCCATCGTGGCGGCCGTCGAGGACGCGAACGGGACGGTCGCGACCAGGGAACTCGTCCGGGACGAGTACGACGGCGTGCAGGGGGCGGTCAACAACCTCGTGGACCGCGAGGACGTCGACTGCGTCGTCACCACGGGCGGGACGGGCGTCACGCCCGACGACGTGACCGTCGAGGCCGTCGAGCCGCTGCTGGACAAGGCCCTTCCGGGCTTCGGGGAACTGTTCCGGGCGATGTCGCGCGAGGAGATCGGAACGACGGTCGTGGCGACCCGCGCGACCGCCGGCATCGCCGGCGACGTCCCGGTGTTCTGTCTCCCCGGCAGCGAGAACGCCGCGAGGCTGGGAAGCGAGGAGATCATCACCGAGCAGGCGGGCCACCTGGCGGGGCTGGCGAGTCGGGACGACGAGACCGACGAGTAG
- a CDS encoding succinylglutamate desuccinylase/aspartoacylase family protein — protein sequence MTESIDVGTASAASGAVADGWLPVTGLPTGGEERLPITVVNGAAAGPTLWVTGDEATGVAVAQDVARTAREHADEFVGALVVVHVVSPAGLRRNERTTYYGDEDPNRYFPDLERDSSRPPETQERIDARLFEAVSDSADLLVDCHTAQIGSVPFAIRDRVLYGRNRTAEEAESLATDLDRMVEAFGLPVLTEYPAGEYLDQSLQRSTAGAALNTAGIPAFTAELGGHSVVEEDARAAGVAGTFAVAVEFGLLDSVPDGVARPGVGVPDAPVEFPVRRFVGPRSETAGLVRHRVEAGDAVSEGEVVADVCSPHGEVLDTVESAYDGYVIGRREGIAVYEGGPVASMAVRDDGDLVVPREEDGE from the coding sequence ATGACCGAATCCATCGACGTCGGCACCGCGAGCGCGGCGTCCGGCGCGGTCGCGGACGGCTGGCTCCCGGTGACGGGGCTCCCGACCGGCGGGGAGGAGCGACTGCCGATCACGGTCGTCAACGGCGCGGCCGCGGGGCCGACGCTGTGGGTCACCGGCGACGAGGCCACGGGCGTCGCGGTCGCACAGGACGTTGCACGGACGGCCCGGGAACACGCGGACGAATTCGTCGGGGCACTCGTCGTGGTCCACGTCGTCAGCCCGGCCGGTCTCCGGCGGAACGAGCGCACCACCTACTACGGCGACGAGGACCCGAACCGCTACTTCCCGGACCTCGAACGCGACTCCTCGCGCCCGCCCGAGACGCAGGAGCGGATCGACGCCCGGCTGTTCGAGGCCGTCAGCGACTCGGCGGACCTGCTCGTCGACTGCCACACCGCACAGATCGGGTCGGTGCCGTTCGCCATCCGCGACCGGGTGCTGTACGGCCGGAACCGGACGGCTGAGGAGGCCGAGTCGCTCGCGACGGATCTCGACCGGATGGTCGAGGCGTTCGGCCTCCCGGTGCTCACCGAGTATCCCGCGGGGGAGTACCTCGACCAGTCGCTCCAGCGCTCGACGGCCGGCGCGGCGCTCAACACCGCCGGGATTCCGGCGTTCACGGCGGAACTGGGCGGCCACAGCGTCGTCGAGGAGGACGCACGCGCCGCGGGCGTCGCGGGGACGTTCGCGGTCGCGGTCGAGTTCGGTCTGCTCGATTCGGTTCCGGACGGCGTCGCGCGGCCGGGCGTCGGCGTCCCGGACGCCCCGGTCGAGTTCCCGGTCCGGCGCTTCGTCGGCCCGCGATCGGAGACGGCGGGGCTGGTTCGACATCGCGTCGAAGCGGGCGACGCAGTGTCGGAGGGGGAAGTCGTCGCCGACGTGTGCTCGCCCCACGGCGAGGTGCTGGACACCGTCGAGTCGGCGTACGACGGTTACGTCATCGGGCGACGCGAGGGGATAGCCGTCTACGAGGGAGGGCCGGTGGCGAGCATGGCCGTGCGGGACGACGGCGACCTCGTGGTGCCGCGCGAGGAGGACGGGGAGTGA
- a CDS encoding type IV pilin N-terminal domain-containing protein — MKLTKLLADERAVSPVIGVILMVAITVILAAVIGTFVLGLGQGLNQTSPQATYEWTQSGSSAGDITVTLQHTGGDTFQDSNVEFSVTASNSPSQTASDWSNTDGEITAGSSVTFHSGQTDGNDDAFESGDSIDVIWESDDGSSSSVLTEYEVN; from the coding sequence ATGAAACTCACAAAGCTACTCGCAGACGAACGCGCGGTGAGCCCAGTGATTGGGGTGATATTGATGGTCGCTATCACGGTAATCCTCGCGGCCGTCATCGGCACGTTCGTCCTTGGCCTCGGTCAGGGACTCAATCAAACGAGCCCGCAGGCTACGTACGAATGGACCCAATCTGGTTCTAGTGCTGGTGACATTACAGTTACTCTCCAACACACTGGTGGAGACACCTTCCAGGACTCAAACGTCGAGTTCAGTGTTACGGCGTCAAATAGCCCGTCCCAAACTGCTAGTGACTGGTCAAACACTGACGGGGAGATCACGGCAGGATCATCGGTAACCTTCCACAGTGGACAAACTGATGGTAACGACGACGCATTTGAGTCTGGCGACTCGATCGACGTAATCTGGGAATCTGACGACGGCAGCAGTTCCAGCGTTCTGACCGAATACGAAGTTAACTAA